From the Diospyros lotus cultivar Yz01 chromosome 13, ASM1463336v1, whole genome shotgun sequence genome, one window contains:
- the LOC127788064 gene encoding uncharacterized protein LOC127788064: protein MSWPLLDICPGYWRNYGTEGILLIKYVLLFFHDLLRLQSILAKVDGDTFHILHLLHKHYLPADLPVAMTSGQFMQSATDLDHTGVKFESHNAKSQLQLHNARISPFQVEFQAPCGVKSWWFFKACFKISTLHINDSTELFLRNLIAFEQCCPLIKRYVTSYAFVMDKLINTAKDVDVLQKAGIVCNYLGSHKDASELFNKLCSEVAIGDFYFSETCEKADKYSRRCWSQAVAHMRRNNFATPWAYIAFCVAFLVFFSSLIVQAPNLTNAF, encoded by the exons ATGTCCTGGCCGCTGTTGGATATCTGCCCAGGGTattggcgtaattatgggaccgagggcaTTCTCCTCATCAAATACGTACTGTTATTCTTCCACGATCTGCTGAGACTACAAAGCATACTAGCAAAAGTGGATGGCGATACGTTTCACATCCTCCATCTTCTTCACAAACACTACCTTCCGGCCGATCTGCCGGTGGCCATGACTTCTGGCCAGTTCATGCAATCTGCTACAGACCTCGACCACACCGGCGTAAAGTTCGAATCCCACAATGCCAAAAGCCAATTGCAGCTGCACAATGCCAGAATTAGCCCATTCCAGGTCGAATTCCAAGCTCCTTGCGGCGTTAAAAGTTGGTGGTTTTTCAAAGCTTGTTTCAAAATTTCGACGCTGCACATCAACGACTCGACGGAGCTGTTCCTGAGAAATCTCATCGCTTTCGAGCAGTGCTGCCCCCTCATTAAGAGGTACGTTACGTCGTACGCGTTCGTCATGGACAAGTTGATCAACACCGCCAAGGACGTGGATGTGCTCCAAAAAGCTGGGATTGTATGCAACTATTTGGGGTCCCATAAAGACGCTTCTGAACTGTTCAATAAGCTGTGCTCTGAAGTTGCAATCGGGGACTTCTACTTCTCGGAGACGTGCGAGAAGGCCGACAAATACAGCCGTCGGTGTTGGTCGCAGGCTGTGGCACATATGAGGCGGAACAATTTTGCGACCCCATGGGCATACATCGCTTTCTGCGTTGCTTTCCtcgttttcttctcttctttgatT GTTCAAGCACCTAACCTTACAAATGCTTTTTAG